The DNA region tctgctgatcgcattgatgtttcctttgaagtctCCTTGACTTCCACAGtcaaggagatcaaagtggatttcctaaggcATTATTCTGACTGTTATTGAACataaatttctattttttttaaacattcattttacttttttcctcTGATTTGTATTACTTTTATTGTATCCGACTTTATATATGTGTAACATTGGTAGAAGCAAAGATGAATTAATAAGTACAATTAATTATGTACTCAACATGGGTTTGAGGGGCGGATtcaagatctgaaataaagggtattAAACCAATTGCGTCTCTAAATTCTTTAGTGATGCGGTTTCCTCACGTGCTGcacggaattcactaagattgcaacaatgattagtgcacgtgcagaactaGTGCAGAcggcccctatttaaatgagcgttttgtacatgttgtgttgaacatggagggtgaaaATAACaatgtgaagcagcagaattggaggtgttCGTAGTGTTCGTAGAGGGAACGAATACAAATAATGGATGAATTACACCAGAtggatagatatatagatagatagatagatagatattctttatttatcctGCAGTGGATGTGACTGTGAGTGACAGATGGGTGCATGTGTGCGGCTGATCATGctcacacacaactggagccttttgttaatctctgctgtgttttctgtccacatttacggCAGCAATGATCTCTGAGTGTGTGACTGCACCTGCAtctcagtcgtactattttgtggtactaaaactatcaccgcaaacagttccagatttcaggAATTGCATTGTTGCCCCTGCATgaatttgcatttcctcctcccatattttagctccccctgggagatccgcctGCTATACATATTCATTGGGGGAAATGCGCTAAGAATAGAAAAATAGTAAATGTAGTAAATTTTCTTGAAAACTGtaataacagaataaaatataatctCTTGGCAAAAGTGGTATTTACTGTATTACACCCTagatcacagcagggccacaaaaatgtgcttgtttgatcagagggccacatgttCAACATTGTGTATTTGTACAGTCATTTAgcgttttttggagtaatttgtgtatttctgttgtcgttttgcttgtttgtactgtggttttacagtcattttttcttcttgtctttttgtgtacttttgttgtcattttctgtatttttgtatatttttctgagtgattttgtgtattactgttttggttttgttaatttttggagtagttttgaatgtttttctcgtttttttactgttttttcctgcaatgttgtaattttatgtattttttaaatgtattttggcttttgttttgtgtgtttttctgtcattttgtacgtttagctgcataaaattagaccgagggacGAGTgtgcccccgggccaccagtctttagctgggtttccattacagatttttgcaaaataaaagcgatattccTAAATGTCAATAAAGTGTAATTGCGCTtttaacgtgtttccattgaaggttgttttgttcaggagcctcgcaactcccatgaaatctcatcctgtgagacttcGGCGCAGGAAGGCGGATGTTCAGAAACTCCTTGTAGCACTCcctatttctttgttgtttcacgtccgTGTATTTgcataaaaagtgtttccatggtgcttttgcgacacattccAATATCGAAATGTcagaaatacctcctcatgaaagtgtaaaaactttttgcgatatttgagtgttttttcttaatgtgggtgtttccattaccagtttttattgcactatttagattttgcgcatttcctagggtaatggaaacacagcttccTGGTCTGGTCACTGATTTTCTCTGTAAATGGGCTGAGCTCCACTGAGCCAGATGTGAAAATAATCCATCATCAGTGTACATTTCCCTGCCTAATCTGTCAGGGGGTGCTAAACCTTAGGCCAGCGTGTCATACAGACACTGCACACTCTCCCCACAGCGACACTGCTACCAAAGCAATAGAGGAGATTTACTTGTCAAGAAGGAAcgtttctgtgttgtttttctcaTGTAAACGTCTTCTCTTTGGGACCTGCCTGAATTCTTAGCAATGACTCATTGTTCACTGAGTCTTTTCACAGGTGGAAAGATTTTCTGTCCTGTTTAATACAGAGCTGTGTTGATATCAGCACAGGCATCTAGACCACAGTGTCCCAGTGTCCCACACAGTCCCAGTATAAGACAGGAGACGGGCTCTGTGCCATTGTAATCATCTTTGTTACCAAGAGTACAGACACAATGTGTGCTACGCATGTTTTCACAATGTCTCAATGGTCATTACATTCCTTTCTGCTTTCTGGTACTCATCATAGTGAAACCAATGCCTATCTCTGATGCTGAatgttttattacttttattttgaaggtgtgGACTTCAAAGTCAAGACCATCTCTGTGGATGGCAACAAGGCAAAGTTGGCAATATGGGTAAGTCACGTGTTGATGTGCTGAACAGCAAAAAGCAAACATGTCTGTCTATCAAAGGAGAGTTCAGCTAGGTCATACTAGGCAATAGATAAAGAGTGTTATATCTATCTCATTTCTAATacagtgaataaaaatggagtttttgaaatgttgagcacatttaaaggtccagtattatgctatttttcacacatcaaacctttgttctaagaacaacaacaacatagtatttgaggtttattttcccaaactcgccggttttctggatttttatttctctgaaaagtcactttcagagctctcctaaaaacaggctgttttttgggccttcatgcttATACCTGAGTGGGCTTGAACATACATGCTGAACAGCGTGTATCAGGGAAGTAAACTCTCTACTATCAACTGAATCAGCTGTTTTAAACATGCAGCTTTCTTGTCCTCCACGCCTCTTATGACCACAGAAAttgtccatttaagacgatagttcattgttttgtccaacagcTGCGTCGCATCGAGTCACAAACAAGTCAGATCATCACATAAAGGTggtataactactactactaaaagtgaaactgattgtgagcgcttttcggtttatctatatactgaacgttaagatattaactgtaaatcaacctgccttcgctatgtttgttttacctgtgtagtttgagagggaggagccaggattgtcaggagaaGGAGTTTCCGcattgtgatgtcacaacgcaagaaaaatccaactgtcccgttaacaagggagggaggaaacagaactttctcaactttgaccctctgaatgaggctaaaggatgtatatcactgtagcaaaaccattataaagttaatttttcataatactgcccctttaaagccGCTGGAGACAATACtttggttccccagttttgcattaaattataattgacaatttttatagaattttcatgggaattacaattacaaagtaaattatctcaactcaattaccttttaattacaattatgacagcaacatcatttttaaattccaattcattttaattgtaattgattatcaattacgccACTACAATAATAGTTTATGAACCCTGCAGAATAAAAGTTTTAGGTTCGGATGTAATAACTCACATCTAAAGGATAATGGGATTGTGGGAACGTTGTTGGTTTAAGAGACTCAAATGAAACAATCATCTGTACCCTAATATTTCTTCATCCAACAGCCAATGAGCGCTCACTGTGGGGCTAAATTAATATTTAAGCTGACTCGTGTTTCAATGACACGTCGTTCACATAACAGTCGTATCAGAAGGTCAAACTCAAAGCTCCATGATGTTCCTATGGGATGATTTTATacagactagggctgggcaattctggaccaaaagtaatTTCTcgatatattttcaaaatgacaatatatacgatataaatgtcaacatttttaattcaaagtctgaccagaaagacaattataggttaaatgtgctgatgcaaataccacacaggcacatttattaacaaatagctgAACactatgtgccacttttgactttttttcctctatgggacagcacgtgtgagtgagttctatagtgtggATGTTTAGGGGGAAgctctgggttaggatgcactcagtgatcatgtaactgtaactgtacttttcatgctgttctgagaagtagagcaAGAatcaactcctaaaacaaggattgtaataaaaaagaataagctataatatatatatatatatatatatatatatatatgagatgtGGAAAAATTATTAAGGacaatgtttgactgtactTTATAAATGATATTAGATACTTGTATGATGTAATTTGCACTGTGTGattgtacaaataaaaacaagttaaaaaaattgatatattttgttacatgcaatattgtcattttttatatcgctaaaatagaaaactcgatatatcgtcaatctcgatatatcgcccagctctaatactaagtaaaaaaacttaatttatttcagtCCCAAATATTTGACTAAATGCTTTAGAGATTGTCTTTCATCTATAAGCAGAACTTTGCATTAGTTATAGTAAGAAACAAGGTCATATTATTGTTGCCTTTATTTcctttacaaaatgttttatgaaTAGAAATTCATCTGAATCATCAGCACATAGCACTGTGCAATACTGTAaaacttatttatttagttcTCTAAAAAAACTGATACAGCGCTCGTAGTTttgacagaattaaaaaaaataaatgatttgctTTATTTGATTAGAAAGAAATGGTCGTCCAGTTTAAGAGTGTTTCACTATTTTAGTGTAAAattcacagcaagaaggtcctggattcaagccctggggtggacactttgAGCCTGGGtttctcccacaatccaaataaaaacatgactgttgggTTGATTGGAGACTCCAGATTGTCCGTAGGACCGTGTGAGTGGTTGCAGCAGACCCCCACAACCctgaaaaaggagcaagtgggtcagaaaatggattgatggatATTTGGagtaaataaccaaataaatatgAAGTAAATGACACCAAATGTACACTATTCTAGTGTATGTGATGTGGTTACTTCAACCGCTGCCTGTTAAACAAAACGTCAAACTGACCTCAGCCTCATGGCTCAGGTCTCCACACGATGGTGCTCATGTTAAAGTATTCAGCCTCACTGTGGAGTCTgtgctttcttttctttttgccgtgtgtgtgtgtgtgtgtgtaatgtgtgtatttttttttttgcaggacaCAGCAGGACAGGAGCGTTTTCGAACCCTGACACCCAGCTACTACCGTGGGGCCCAGGGGGTCATCCTGGGTGAGCAGCAGCACCATATTAATATGTCTCTGTTATAAGGAGCATGATGGCTTTTCATCCtggggaaaacacacacacacacacatcagttgAATCTGTAGAACAGACTTCCTGCTCCACCTGAATTCTGAGCAAATTATTCAAATGTGTAGGATGAACATTTTCACAAGGGGGTTCCTAAGCCTCGTGGAACCCTAATTATTTCATACGTGTCCTTCCTTGTGTCTTTTATGCTGTTtccatgtgtttttttcttacgTAATACTATTACTCCCATAAAACAAGCTGTGACCCAAATTAATGATGAGATTTTGCAGTTTCAACatgaaaacatacacaaaaagtacAGTTTTCATGAAAATATTGTGTCTCCCCCCCTATCATGTATTAACTTAAATTTAaggtcccacacacacacagacacagctaAAACCACtgggggtcaaattgaccccagaggaacaccaatgcgtggAATACGTGTTCAGCACATtgtaaaaatatcatcatgataactTTATGCTTAGTcgattgtacccatcaaattaggaaaagtcaagAAATGTGAAGCAAAAAAAGGTCAACTTTTATTCTTTGAATGATAAACAGTGAATCTGGTCAAATTGACCTCAAGGTTAATATGAGGGTTAAAACCACTTTGATGTAAAAATAGACCATATtcaccaaaaaaatataatagaaaCAGTGTTTAAAgcatttgttttgtgcattttttatctTAATATTACATTTTCAGCGAAGCAAAATTAATTGTTAGTTTGTGGGGAAAAATGGTTGTATTATCTTAAAGTGGACTGATAAATAAACAGCTACTTTTGACAGGACTACCAGGACCTTGTCCTTAGCGTGCGTGTGTTTCTCATCCTGCTTTGTCCTTTTTGTTGGTCAGTTTATGACGTCACACGACGAGAGACCTTCACTAAACTGGACAACTGGCTCAACGAGCTGGAGACGTACTGTACAAGAAATGACCTGGTGAAAATGTTGGTGGGAAACAAAATTGATaaggtgagtttttttttttttttttaaacagctatCTATCTACCATTCCAAACAGAAGGGGGTTTAAATACCCAGAATAAGTAAAAATCCAGCTTGCAGTCAGCTGACAAATGACTGAACTAAAGACCTGTGGCACTTTCATCCTCTTGGCAGCTGTTCTTTCACTAGGACACCAAAATCACGGCAGTGGGGATAAAGGGGGCCCACTAAGTAGATCATTATGAATTTATTACGTCTTTGTCTGTGAAAATCACTTTTCCCCGTCTACCCGGTGAAGACTCCAGACTGTAAAGGCCCTGCAGAGAATAATCACCTCCTCTCCTTTTGTTTCAGGAAAAGCGAGTGCTAGACAGGGCAGAGGGGCTGAAGTTTGCAAGGAAACATTCCATGCTTTTTATAGGTAAGTCCGGAGGATTCCCTGCTCTGCAAAGTGTGTGCCAGGCACATGAGTTacagcatcagcatcatcatcacagGGAGCGCCGCTGCACACTGATCTATTTATAAAGTAGACGTGGTTATCATCCTCTGGCTGTTCAGCTTTTCCTACGttactttcatttttcatatttgaGATGCCCAAATAATCCTCATCATGTTCTGAGAAGTTTAGAGTCTTTCTAACACGTGAGGGGTTCTTACTGCTGATAGACTtcattagctgggtttccatgacGGTTGTTTTGGGGAGGGGCCTAATAACTCTCTTTAAACGTGTTATTATCACTGGTTTatttatgctctatagttttatttatgttttaatcagTAAATCATTTTCTTAgtgtggctcagtggtagagtgggtcgtccagtaaccgaagggttctgggttcgaatcccgctctgTCCAAGtcgttgttgttgtgtccttgggcaaggcactttacccacattgcttCGTATGAACtatgcatgaatgttggtggtggtcagaggggccgtaggtgcaaaatggcagccacgcttctgtcagtatgccccagggcagctgtggctacattgtagcttacaccaccggtatgactgatgtgaacgaataatggtttctgtatgtGCTTTGAGTCTCATagagaaaagcgctatataaattcaaaggcattattattattaataaaatgttgtagtcacgCACAGTTTTTTAGTTCTAGTCCCACTTTCCAAATCACCCCTTAATGtgcgactacaacattttgcccataattctatgaaaaaacatctatagatcataataatgggttgaatgagtgaaaacacacattttaaagaatctcattttgtaaataagtggatgaaacagtatttaattcctcctgaatagatttatttatatagtttttataatttcctgtcacttcctcctgatgtgggaccaacactaatctttgtattttcacttcaagttctaatcaagatcatttctatcatcatttttgtgtttttagtgtaatttgaGTGTATTtcgttgttgtttgtttgttctttttatcattcagtatatgtttctctcattttgtgtgtttttgttatttttgtgtgttgttggtattgtttaaataattatctgtgtgtgtgggtgtgtttttagtgttgtttggttgtttcttatgtcattttgtttgtttctctgttatttctgagtattttgttgtaatcttgtgtatttattgctcattcagtgtgtttttgttgtaggttttttgtgtttttgctgtcattttgtgtattttgttgatgtttgtctgttctttttatcattctgtatatttgtatcttattttgtgtgtttttgttgtcatttttgagttgctggtaatatttagcatGATAATCAAGTTAAAcattatgaaatatttttaatgctttcacttgttaattttccactctcacctatttgagaaccactgtatcCTCTAATGATTACCAATAAGTTATTGTTGACACAATTCTTTCTTCACCCTTTTAATCCTCATCCTCCCCCTATTTTTGTGTTCCTGCTCCTATCCCTCTCCACCCTCTCCAGAGGCGAGCGCCAAGACAAAGGATGGCGTTCAGTGCGCCTTTGAAGAGTTGGTGGAGAAGATTATTCAGACCCCAGGCCTGTGGCAGAGCGAGAACCATGGCCGCGCCGTGCAGCTCTCAGATGAGGACGCCGGTGGTGAAACCTGTGGCGGTTATTGCTCCGTGCTTTaggaagcacacacacacacacacacacactcctgaacATAAACATTCACATGCGTACGTCCGTTCCTCCTCCCAACGGTGTGCTGTCGTCCTACGCTGAGCTGTCTCTGTTCTCTGACTTTGCTGAGCTGAAGGAACCGAGCAAACACTCGTTTACACAGAAAACTACGTTTGCACACGTCACTGCAACCAATCCAGCTCAGCCTCTGGTTTGGGGCGTTTCTCCTGCGCTTTCTGCCATCACGACATTAATAAAGATTCTCAGTTCACGCCTGCATGACTTGGCCATCGCAGTTAAGGAGCAAAGGAGACTGGGAGAGCTTGTGTTTGTGCCTTAGCGGGCACATCTGATGTTTCTCTGATGTCTCCTTCACGCTGCACTGACTGTGGATATTATGCTGCTTATGAAAAAGTTCACCACGCTCAACCATCTTGTTTTCTCCTCTCAGTCAGTCTCCGTCATCCACACTTCTGCCTCGTTTTTGTCAAATGTTTGAGTTTGCATTTCATTTTACTCGTAACTCTGcagttattgtgtttttaagaatGAATCAAAGAGACTGGCACCGGCTAGTTCTGTCTGTGTGCCAAAGAAGAAGGAAGCTCTTAAAATTGCACGCCTTCCCCTCGTCTTTTTTTGATGGATTGCGACCAACTGTCGCTCACATACTCAGACGGATAATCTACGTATTATCTATAAGCACTACTACAGTCTTTACTCACAAATCCCTTTGACTGGACCAACACAAAGAGAAAGTGTTCAATATTAGACAGAACCGTGAGTCATCAGGCCACTTCCTCCACATTTGATGAATCCAAAAGGAAAAAGCTGATGGATTCCACAGCACTCCCATTGCTGTGGTAGGGACTGGGGAACATTTAGAGACACACCTCCCCAAACATCCCACCATGTTTGTGCTATTCATGTGTTTCTGCAACTGTAGCACCAGGTCTGATCTCACTCCAGGGATGTCCTGTCGCTCATTGGATTGTTTGGTTTCTTCTTTAAACTGCATAGGAACatttgtgccatttttttttttttttgcatttttgttcagtggctgatcttttgttgttgttttttttgtttttttactattgtACCATGTTTACTTAGTTTTAGTTGAAAGTAAAGCATTGCATATTTGCATATGAGTGTACCATTGGGGTtccagggttctcgccagcactGTTGAGGGTAGGGGTCCCTCTGTGCTGTCATCTTGATCCCCTACGGTGTGTTTCGACCAGCGTATGGAGCTTTTCTgttggtttttccttttttaatcggtactgTCGTAacaattgttgcacacttggacttTTAGGCAGGAAGTCTATAACAGTCCCAGTATTACTGTGGGTCCCACACAATAcctcatttaatatttaaatgtgcGTCTtcgaatcagtcttttgaataaagtGAGACTGAATTAGTGGAGGATGATACCAATCATGAGTAACTCAAACATCATCATGACTCCTcatcaattcaacaaataacttttggcgttaaagtaaggctggaacaaacaCCTTTAGCTTTACTTGACAAAAGAGGGTTataaaattcaatattttcTGGGGGGAATGCGCCCAGATCCCGCTACAATGCTCACTCATGCACCTCGCAATTCCCCTACACTGTGAAAatttcctggtgagaaccctggatTCAATGgcagaacaaaacaaatgttgGCTGTGAAGAGAATTGTGGGAACTACCATATTTTTAAGCTGAATGTATGCATCTGTCCCCGGCTTCCTGCCCTACAGTATGTATTAAACtgaataaagttgtttttcaaTTATCTCATTGGACGATCCAACACTTAGATTTACATGATGTTTCATGGTTGCTGTGATGTGCTCAGCAGAGACGACCCACGGCTCGTCTGCTGTGTGTTAGAAATGTCGCTGTTAGGTGCTGGGATTTGCACTCAGCAGCCGTCACATTCCTGCGTTGCGAGCACAAAGGCTCGTGTTTAAACAGTGTCCGAGGAACCCTCAGAGCGCAGACGTGAGAGTCGTctaaatcatctttttttttgccaacccTTCAGGAAATGCTACTGCAGCCGTAACTCACTCCATCAGAGCATTAGCTGGGATGTGCATAATTCCTGGGCGATTATGAATGAATAGGGCCGAGGGTTGGCAGCTCCCACAGAGGACTCTTCCCTCAGAGCAAATTCCTCATTTGTTGCCACAGTGCAGACAGCTGTGTAGAAATATGTCTCTGCTAAACAACAATGAAGGCCCGATGCCGCTTTTTTGTGGGCCGACTTGTGCTGTGCTGCAACTCTGCTATTTTCCTTTGGCTTCTCTGCTCAAACACTAAGTAGAACTTAAAGAAAACAATGTTATGCATTAACTTTGATTTACACTTTGTGCTCAAAGTTAGGAAAAGTCTAAACTTTGCAGGGTGTCTTTGGAGAAATACAGAATATTGCCTAAATTAGCTCCACCAATGACGTAATATTTTCACtagcatttatttgtttgtctgttagcaagacCACATCAAAAGTATTGGTTCTTTTGATGTGGTCATTTTGACAAAATTCAGATAAAATTTTTGTACTGATTTTTATGGAAGCGGACTAGGGCCAATTTTggtggagaaaataattttgagcAAATCGAAGTTAaagtcgagattaaagttgacattcctaaaatgaattgaaaatgcAATATcatgataaaagtcaaaggtttgcaattaaagtcaaatctatggaAGCTGACAAGGGCCAATTCACTATATGACGACAAACATCAGATTGTGGCCATCGACGTAATACTGAGTATTGATGAACgcgttaaactatacttcaatGTTTAGTTTAATAACAAAGATTATTTCTGATCATAAACatgagagatagatagatagatactttattcatctccaagagaaattcacatggcgttgtaatctctttaaggacttAGAAGATATATTACCAAAAACtgaatctgttcagaaggaaaaaccagtaaagtttggaagaggtggagcTTTCAGTCggtctgtggctattgaggagctacggaaacagattaggacCAGTTTTGATTGAGACTTGTCGTATATGGTGAATTAGCCCTAGTCTGCATCTGcagatttcacattttttagcaaaCCTTTATcatgatattgtatttttagtttattttcaaactttcaactttaatcttgttttttcaactttaatctcgctgttacatttcaactttattctcgacattgggactttattcttgatttgcccaaaattattttctccgtCAAAACTGGCGCTAATCAGCTTCCATGCAGTTGTGAATTttcctatctctcatcattggggaaaatttttttaaaaataccgtagtttgtaattgagttaattatttcatctttatgaaatttgactcagttatttCAGGTTGGCTCCTCAAATACTCCTccgagtttcatccagattaaATCTGGATTGCGTATTTCATtgtaactttttgaaaaaaatgggtGTGCCCTGTCTCAGTATTAATGGGGATAGGAATTTTAATCATTAAATGATGAAttatcattgtaccatgatcaggatcattgatccaaatAACTGCAAATATCTGGCAAGAAGGAGATTTGGTGTTTGGTGGaagtttgcgctctctgagtgctcttgtttttaaatgtgaaaccgTTCCGATTTGTTTCACacttaaataaaagtttaagtCAGTCATAAATGTACCTTCACATTcgttttttgcttgtttttttgtcacGGTGAATTACTTTAGTTGATGAGAACCTGACCAAATCTACGAGTTAACCAAATTACCGCTGCCTGTCCTACCAAACGTTAGCTCCTCTGATAGCCTGGGGCCTGGACTGCTCGATGTCCTGCTGACTACCTCTGAGCGCTCAGATCTGGCTCTCATTAGCACAGCTTTGTCTCTGATAGTGCTCAGACCATCCCCTTAGGAGAGCTGTCATGTGTAAAATGTTACAAGCCGGCGGGCATCGTTTCATAAGGTGTCGGGTTCCAGGATGTCATGCTCTTAGATACTCTGCCATCAGGTGATGACTTTGCCAGGTTGGTTAAAGGAAAGACGACTGGATAAAGAGGATTAGAGAGATTTTCATAAAGGAACTCACTGTGTTTACTTTAGCAAATCCCTCAGATGAGAGGTAGAAAGTGAAGATTGGCACCCAGACCCAAACCTGTACTTCCTCATGGCTTGTCATGGTGCGGTCCACCCTGTAGGtctgcacattgtttcactgtttaCATTGTGAGGTGAGGTAGGGGAAAATGCCCCTTTCCTTCTGCGCCTTCCTTCCTCTGAATCCTGCCAAAGCCAACGTCGGCGCTCTCTTAGGTTACCGTCTCAGCACCGGCAGACTGTGACGTAATGATCACCACTGATGGCTCTGTCACTGCAGGTGGAAACACTTTGATTACATGGAACCTTGTGTTTATATTGTTGCACCCGTTCACATTTAGACCCTTTGACATTTCATCAGGTGATTGGGAGCGTCCTGTTTCAGTCTTCATCTGTTTTGATCTCGCTGACCATTCGTGTCCTTTTGCTTACAAAGAAGTCAGTCAGTGCTCCGTCACACTCCTCTGGGCTCACCACGACAAACCTTCACGTTAGGGcttgattttatatatttttttggcaAATGATATTTCTTCAAAGGAggacagtcactgtgtttaagGACCTTGTTAATCCATCATGACATGCCATTGATTTGGACGGCACAGACGCGTGACAACACACACAGGAGCAGCTGCCTTGTAGCATTACGCGTGCCCATCAATCACATCAGGTTCTGTGTAACCCGATAGGAACAGCCCCGGGTAAGCAGCAGCTTTGTTTGGTGTGAACCTCTGGC from Gouania willdenowi chromosome 20, fGouWil2.1, whole genome shotgun sequence includes:
- the rab18a gene encoding ras-related protein Rab-18a; this translates as MDEDTLTTLKILIIGESGVGKSSLLLRFTEDTFDPEQSATIGVDFKVKTISVDGNKAKLAIWDTAGQERFRTLTPSYYRGAQGVILVYDVTRRETFTKLDNWLNELETYCTRNDLVKMLVGNKIDKEKRVLDRAEGLKFARKHSMLFIEASAKTKDGVQCAFEELVEKIIQTPGLWQSENHGRAVQLSDEDAGGETCGGYCSVL